A section of the Paenibacillus odorifer genome encodes:
- a CDS encoding sensor histidine kinase, translated as MIWKNVSAYRSSGIFNKMILIISFLLLLSFLFSLTVLQYVYRIYDKQIYEKASEVLGMSSISIENALRELDQLSFTVVSDEQIQECLRQLQNDPQPYERQVLHNKIINRLVAFAGAEKYVYSMMLMDTSGGVMTAGNREGVSQDLQDQLKPLAAEASGSIVWYPQGNRNSLLAVRQIKSYTGSTFTLDDLGTLVIRIRIDLIIADSTSDTDQLIAVDATTGQAIYPEAPILLPEELKEETERPELYRTAKYQEGTYFITKTKSSYIDWIYINATPFNEMFKHITFVKKLVVIIFALILLIGLLLGYRLARSIVRPISKLTKKMKQIEKGDLDNLEEQSLGVVSQTAQDEVSQLNRTFKMMIRRIRELIDENYAKQLIIRETELKALQAQINPHFLYNTLESINWLAKMNKQAKISEMVEALGYLFRSSIGLKDPLITLEKEITIVRNYVIIQKTRFDERLDFRMDVPENLHDALIPKLTLQPLIENAIRYALEPNIEPCTISITVSEEDQGLDIKVSDNGPGMSAEFIKDLQMGRVKTRGEGIGLANIAERIQIVFGPEWGTVIESEPGQGTTIHVRIPYLKGVLENV; from the coding sequence ATGATTTGGAAAAATGTTAGCGCTTACAGAAGTTCGGGCATTTTCAACAAAATGATACTGATTATTTCCTTTTTGCTTCTACTTTCCTTTTTATTCTCGTTGACCGTTTTGCAATATGTGTATCGTATCTATGACAAGCAAATTTATGAAAAGGCCTCTGAGGTACTGGGGATGTCCTCTATAAGCATCGAAAATGCCCTAAGAGAATTGGATCAGCTTTCTTTTACAGTGGTGTCTGATGAGCAAATCCAAGAATGCCTGCGCCAATTGCAGAATGATCCACAGCCTTATGAAAGACAAGTTCTACATAACAAGATCATAAACAGGCTGGTTGCTTTTGCAGGGGCAGAGAAATACGTTTATTCCATGATGCTGATGGATACGAGTGGCGGAGTAATGACTGCGGGCAATCGTGAAGGGGTATCCCAGGATCTGCAGGATCAGTTAAAGCCATTAGCTGCGGAAGCTAGCGGGAGTATAGTGTGGTATCCGCAAGGAAACAGAAATTCACTTTTGGCGGTTCGGCAGATTAAATCTTATACAGGGTCAACGTTTACGCTGGATGATCTGGGAACACTCGTGATCCGTATTCGGATCGATCTAATCATTGCGGATAGTACGAGCGATACCGACCAATTAATAGCTGTTGATGCCACGACGGGACAGGCGATCTATCCTGAAGCACCGATTCTTTTGCCAGAAGAGCTTAAAGAAGAGACAGAACGTCCGGAGCTATATCGCACGGCCAAATATCAAGAAGGTACTTATTTTATAACCAAGACGAAATCATCTTATATAGATTGGATCTACATCAATGCAACTCCATTTAATGAGATGTTCAAACATATTACTTTTGTCAAAAAGCTGGTCGTCATCATATTCGCACTAATCTTATTAATTGGTCTCCTTTTAGGCTACAGGCTTGCTCGTAGTATTGTACGTCCGATCTCTAAGCTGACCAAAAAAATGAAGCAAATCGAGAAGGGCGATCTGGACAATCTGGAGGAACAGTCATTAGGTGTGGTTTCACAGACTGCGCAGGACGAGGTTAGTCAGCTAAACCGGACTTTTAAAATGATGATCCGCAGGATCAGAGAGCTTATTGATGAGAACTATGCGAAGCAGCTGATTATTAGAGAGACCGAGCTGAAAGCATTACAGGCACAGATTAATCCGCATTTTTTGTACAATACACTGGAATCGATCAATTGGTTAGCCAAAATGAACAAACAAGCCAAAATCTCAGAAATGGTAGAAGCGCTCGGTTACTTGTTCCGCAGCTCTATTGGTCTCAAGGATCCGCTAATTACACTTGAAAAAGAGATCACTATCGTGCGAAATTATGTCATTATCCAGAAAACACGGTTTGATGAGAGGCTTGATTTCCGGATGGATGTACCTGAAAATCTGCATGATGCATTAATTCCGAAGCTGACCTTGCAGCCTTTAATCGAAAATGCTATTCGCTATGCGCTAGAGCCTAATATTGAGCCGTGCACCATTTCTATAACAGTTAGTGAAGAAGATCAGGGCCTCGATATCAAAGTCAGTGATAATGGACCGGGGATGAGCGCTGAATTTATCAAAGATTTACAGATGGGGAGAGTTAAGACACGTGGAGAAGGCATCGGCTTAGCTAACATCGCGGAGCGTATTCAAATCGTCTTCGGCCCTGAATGGGGCACAGTCATAGAAAGTGAGCCGGGTCAAGGAACAACTATACATGT
- a CDS encoding ABC transporter permease, whose protein sequence is MLNSMLGAVEMGLLYAFMALGVYITFRILDFPDLTVDGSFTTGGAIAAVMITNGYAPWLATLAAIAGGMLAGMCTGLLHTKGKINGLLSGILMMIALYSINLRIFGGKPNWSLMGDTTLFTSIDPLLVLPFVVIFVKIVMDLFLRTDLGLALRATGDNARMIRSLGVNTDNTTILGVSLSNGMVALSGALITQYSTFADSSMGIGMIVIGLASVIIGEAIFGAKNVFRATLAVVLGSIVYRIVVALALRVPWLKASDLKLITAIIVIFALVFPSIQRFLKQKNMARRRSVELAEQALSSKRGGTIDA, encoded by the coding sequence ATGTTAAATTCGATGCTCGGGGCCGTTGAAATGGGTTTGCTTTACGCATTTATGGCTTTAGGTGTATACATTACCTTTCGTATTCTTGATTTCCCTGATTTGACTGTAGATGGGAGCTTTACCACTGGTGGCGCCATTGCCGCTGTTATGATTACTAACGGTTATGCACCATGGCTTGCTACCTTGGCCGCTATTGCTGGTGGAATGCTGGCAGGAATGTGCACGGGCCTATTACATACGAAAGGCAAGATTAATGGACTGTTATCCGGTATTTTGATGATGATTGCACTTTATTCCATTAATCTGCGGATATTTGGTGGCAAACCCAACTGGTCTTTAATGGGCGACACTACCTTGTTCACTTCCATTGATCCTCTGCTCGTACTGCCGTTTGTAGTTATTTTTGTGAAAATAGTAATGGATTTATTCCTGCGTACGGATCTTGGACTTGCGCTGCGGGCTACCGGAGATAATGCAAGAATGATCCGTAGTCTGGGTGTAAACACGGATAATACCACTATTCTTGGTGTCAGTTTATCCAATGGAATGGTGGCGCTCTCGGGAGCGTTAATTACTCAGTATTCTACTTTTGCGGATTCCTCGATGGGTATTGGGATGATTGTAATCGGTTTAGCTTCGGTCATCATCGGTGAAGCCATATTTGGTGCCAAAAATGTATTTCGGGCCACATTGGCTGTTGTGCTCGGATCCATAGTTTACCGGATCGTAGTTGCACTTGCCTTGCGGGTACCGTGGCTGAAAGCTTCGGATCTTAAGCTGATCACAGCAATTATCGTTATTTTCGCTCTTGTATTCCCGTCGATTCAGCGTTTCCTGAAGCAGAAGAATATGGCGCGGAGGCGTTCCGTTGAATTAGCTGAGCAAGCGCTAAGCAGCAAGAGAGGAGGCACCATCGATGCTTAA
- a CDS encoding ABC transporter ATP-binding protein, with product MLKLENVSKLFNPGTPDEKIALLGIDLELLPGDFVTIIGSNGAGKSTLMNIISGVMKPDLGTASIEGNSISHLAEFQRSRWIGRVFQDPMAGTAPHMTIEENLAMAYKRGKSRGLTFGVNKAKRALFRDELSRLGIGLEDRLRAKVGLLSGGERQALSLLMATFTQPQILLLDEHTAALDPSRAELITKLTESIVREMKLTTLMVTHNMEQAIRLGNRLIMMDKGRIILDIDEVRKKDLTVERLLGEFETISGHKLADDRMMLG from the coding sequence ATGCTTAAACTGGAGAACGTATCTAAGCTGTTCAATCCCGGAACACCAGATGAGAAAATAGCGCTGCTCGGCATTGACTTGGAGCTTCTTCCCGGTGATTTTGTCACCATCATTGGAAGTAATGGAGCTGGTAAATCTACGTTGATGAACATTATTTCCGGTGTCATGAAGCCGGATCTGGGTACAGCCAGCATTGAAGGAAATTCAATCAGCCATTTGGCGGAATTTCAACGGAGTCGCTGGATCGGCCGGGTCTTTCAGGACCCAATGGCGGGTACGGCTCCACATATGACGATTGAAGAAAATTTAGCTATGGCTTATAAAAGAGGCAAAAGCAGAGGGTTAACCTTTGGAGTAAATAAAGCAAAAAGAGCTTTATTTCGCGACGAGCTAAGCCGTCTGGGGATTGGGCTGGAGGATCGCCTGCGGGCAAAAGTAGGGTTGTTGTCAGGTGGAGAGAGACAAGCGCTAAGTCTGCTAATGGCGACATTTACTCAACCGCAAATTTTGCTTTTAGATGAACATACAGCAGCCCTTGACCCTTCTCGTGCGGAGCTGATTACTAAACTGACAGAGTCCATTGTCCGTGAGATGAAGTTAACCACCCTAATGGTTACCCATAACATGGAGCAGGCCATTCGTCTTGGCAATCGTCTAATCATGATGGATAAGGGCCGTATTATTTTGGATATCGACGAGGTTCGTAAAAAAGATCTTACCGTAGAACGGCTGCTCGGAGAATTCGAGACAATCAGCGGACATAAATTGGCAGATGACCGAATGATGCTTGGTTAG